A single genomic interval of Pelagerythrobacter marensis harbors:
- a CDS encoding helix-turn-helix domain-containing protein, producing MPKTKTKTSEELKVLEQKWSRELIEAGWTVLPAALIEHQRALGLDALDINIILHLANRWWTADNRPMPSKNSIAEAMHIDPSTVRRRIQRMEAAGFVRREERRVSKVGSKTNIYHLDGLIENLKPFAADMVMKKKERMAEREARFAKRGRPKLALVKTDDEI from the coding sequence GTGCCCAAGACGAAAACCAAAACCAGCGAAGAACTTAAAGTTCTTGAGCAAAAGTGGTCGCGCGAACTGATCGAGGCAGGATGGACGGTCTTGCCGGCGGCGCTGATAGAACATCAGCGAGCGCTCGGCCTCGACGCGCTAGACATCAACATCATTCTTCACCTCGCCAACCGCTGGTGGACTGCAGACAACCGGCCAATGCCCTCGAAGAACTCAATTGCTGAGGCCATGCACATAGACCCTAGCACCGTGCGCCGCCGAATTCAGAGAATGGAGGCCGCCGGATTCGTTCGCCGCGAGGAACGGCGCGTATCGAAGGTAGGAAGCAAGACGAACATCTATCATCTGGACGGCTTAATTGAGAACTTGAAACCATTCGCTGCCGACATGGTGATGAAGAAGAAGGAACGTATGGCGGAGCGCGAAGCACGCTTTGCAAAGCGTGGTCGGCCAAAGCTTGCCTTGGTCAAGACCGACGACGAGATCTAA
- a CDS encoding type II toxin-antitoxin system RelE/ParE family toxin, producing MITLIWRASALADLKQTIDYISERDILAAERLLAAIEACAERLPDHPFMYRPGRIAGTREAVVHPNYILIYRVRSRLWRW from the coding sequence GTGATAACGCTGATCTGGCGTGCGAGCGCGCTCGCTGATCTCAAGCAGACCATCGATTACATTTCAGAGCGCGACATCCTGGCGGCGGAGCGGCTGCTTGCGGCGATCGAAGCCTGCGCGGAACGACTGCCGGACCACCCGTTCATGTATCGCCCCGGCCGCATCGCAGGCACGCGCGAGGCAGTGGTGCATCCGAACTACATCCTGATCTACCGAGTACGGTCGAGGCTGTGGAGGTGGTGA
- a CDS encoding stability determinant, which translates to MNAQSPIVSEFATAEEQAAYERWLAEKVAASLADERPPVPHDEAMSEARAIIERNKRRGNA; encoded by the coding sequence ATGAACGCCCAATCGCCCATCGTGTCGGAGTTCGCGACGGCGGAGGAACAGGCCGCTTACGAAAGGTGGCTGGCCGAGAAGGTCGCCGCCTCGCTGGCGGACGAGCGCCCGCCGGTGCCGCATGACGAAGCGATGAGCGAGGCGCGCGCCATCATCGAACGGAACAAGCGGCGCGGCAACGCGTGA
- the lepA gene encoding translation elongation factor 4 — MTDLGLIRNFSIIAHIDHGKSTLADRLIQHCGGLTEREMSEQVLDNMDIERERGITIKAQTVRLAYTARDGQTYQLNLMDTPGHVDFAYEVSRSLAACEGALLVVDAAQGVEAQTLANVYQSIEHDHEIVPVINKIDLPAAEPEKVRAEIEDIIGIDASEAVLTSAKSGIGIEETLEAIVAKIPPPTGDRDAPLKAMLVDSWYDPYLGVVILVRVMDGVLKKGLQVRFMQGGTQHLVDRVGAFTPKRVDLPEIGPGEIGFITAQIKEVEQARVGDTITTVKGGAEKALPGYKEVQPVVFCGLFPVDAADFEKLRESIGKLRLNDASFSYEMESSAALGFGFRCGFLGLLHLEIIQERLSREYDLDLITTAPSVVYRLRLAKTKNEEAKTIELHNPADYPDPNRIEWIEEPWIKATIYTPDEYLGSILKLCQDRRGIQTDLTYVGGRAQVTYELPLNEVVFDFYDRLKSISRGYASFDYEQIGLREGDLVKMNILVNNEPVDALSLIVHRSVAEERGRGMCERLKDLIPRHLFKIPIQAAIGGKVIARETIAALRKDVTAKCYGGDITRKKKLLEKQKKGKARMREYGNVSIPQEAFIAALRMGEE; from the coding sequence ATGACTGATCTTGGCCTTATTCGCAATTTTTCGATCATCGCGCATATCGACCATGGCAAGTCGACGCTCGCCGACCGGCTGATCCAGCATTGCGGCGGCCTGACCGAGCGCGAGATGAGCGAGCAAGTCCTTGATAACATGGACATTGAGCGCGAGCGGGGGATCACCATCAAGGCCCAGACCGTGCGCCTCGCCTATACCGCGCGCGACGGGCAAACTTACCAGCTCAACCTGATGGACACCCCCGGCCACGTCGACTTTGCCTACGAGGTCTCCCGCTCCCTCGCCGCGTGCGAGGGCGCGCTGCTGGTGGTCGACGCCGCGCAGGGGGTCGAGGCGCAGACGCTCGCCAATGTCTACCAGTCGATCGAGCACGATCACGAGATCGTCCCCGTCATCAACAAGATCGACCTCCCCGCCGCCGAACCGGAAAAGGTCCGCGCCGAGATCGAGGATATCATCGGCATCGACGCCAGCGAGGCGGTGCTGACCAGCGCCAAGTCCGGCATCGGGATCGAGGAAACGCTGGAGGCGATCGTCGCCAAGATCCCGCCCCCCACCGGCGACCGCGACGCCCCGCTCAAGGCGATGCTGGTCGATAGCTGGTACGACCCCTACCTCGGCGTGGTCATCCTCGTGCGCGTGATGGACGGGGTGCTGAAGAAGGGCCTCCAGGTCCGCTTCATGCAGGGCGGCACGCAGCACCTGGTCGACCGCGTCGGCGCCTTCACCCCCAAGCGCGTCGACCTGCCCGAGATCGGCCCGGGCGAGATCGGCTTCATCACCGCGCAGATCAAGGAAGTCGAGCAGGCCCGCGTCGGCGACACGATCACCACGGTGAAGGGCGGGGCGGAGAAAGCGCTGCCCGGCTACAAGGAAGTCCAGCCGGTCGTCTTCTGCGGGCTCTTCCCGGTCGACGCGGCGGACTTCGAGAAGCTGCGCGAATCGATCGGCAAGCTGCGCCTCAACGACGCGAGCTTCTCCTACGAGATGGAAAGCAGCGCCGCATTGGGCTTCGGCTTTCGCTGCGGCTTCCTCGGCCTCCTGCACCTGGAGATCATCCAGGAGCGCCTCAGCCGCGAATACGACCTCGACCTCATCACCACCGCGCCCAGCGTCGTCTACCGCCTCCGCCTGGCCAAGACGAAGAACGAGGAGGCGAAGACGATCGAGCTGCACAACCCGGCCGACTATCCCGATCCCAACCGGATCGAATGGATCGAGGAGCCGTGGATCAAGGCGACGATCTACACGCCCGACGAATACCTCGGCAGCATCCTCAAGCTGTGCCAGGACCGGCGCGGCATCCAGACCGACCTCACTTATGTCGGCGGGCGTGCGCAAGTGACTTACGAGCTGCCGCTGAACGAGGTCGTGTTCGACTTCTACGACCGCCTGAAATCGATCAGCCGCGGCTATGCCAGCTTCGACTATGAGCAGATCGGCCTGCGCGAAGGCGACCTCGTCAAGATGAACATCCTGGTCAACAACGAGCCGGTCGACGCGCTGAGCCTGATCGTCCACCGCTCGGTCGCCGAAGAGCGCGGCCGCGGCATGTGCGAGCGCCTGAAAGACCTGATCCCGCGCCACCTGTTCAAGATCCCGATCCAGGCCGCGATCGGCGGCAAGGTGATCGCGAGAGAAACGATCGCCGCGCTGAGGAAGGACGTGACGGCCAAGTGCTACGGCGGCGATATCACGCGCAAGAAGAAGCTGCTGGAGAAGCAGAAGAAGGGCAAGGCGCGGATGCGGGAGTATGGGAATGTGTCGATCCCGCAGGAGGCGTTTATTGCGGCGCTAAGGATGGGGGAGGAGTAA
- a CDS encoding putative bifunctional diguanylate cyclase/phosphodiesterase — protein sequence MDAREPAVAPGGDERRVGGDRREIKRAKVSAVAKPPPVLPVPFFWMSLAVAIAFALSGVVALSGPPLVSAAAAIASVAFAALGRSVNAWGERVELAPAARRVLAVALVALSSAGAGFGLADWMYSGTLDWRIGVAALVTVNVLFAALLSDRIVLVFVSKLGCWAPVAVVDGSFYAYSGLTMAAIASALVASYQARFERTRAEEEEALARVRDRAQSILNDYEETGQGWFWETDRRGRLTYLSSSVARSLGRTEEELIGRSFSRLFDLGDENREGERTLTFHLSSRSSFEGLAVKAAAADHERWWSINGRPVYDGFRNFCGFRGSGTDLTEKKLSEENAKRLARYDSLTGLANRFQMSQTLEKIVCSPQERERECAILLLDLDRFKHVNDTMGHPAGDALLKQVAQRLERTAGKFGRVGRLGGDEFEVIVPGRSDRDKLGHLAQEILHALSQPYTIEGQRVVIGSSIGIAISPDHGVTSESLIRNADLALYAAKDGGRGRFHFYSNDLHTAAEERNALERDLRDAIAQGGLELFYQPVVDASTERIAGFEALLRWNHPRRGWLSPAKFVPIAEDTGLITAIGEWAIRTACGALARWPEEVRCAVNVSPLQFASPQLPAIITNAIAQAGIDPSRLELEITESVFLNDDEGTEAMFAALKRIGVRLALDDFGTGYSSLGYLKKAPFDKIKIDQSFVSGATRPGSRNGAIIASITSLAQALGMDVTAEGVETLDELDLVRLHGCTHVQGYIYSKALSDNAVEQCLSDGLTMKAVGPRSARARRKTMLRKVVLDHDGHRYPGTIRNASHEGAMIEGLWNVPEGTRFRIALTETLSVGATTRWCIDNRMGVQFDRPVPLDIDGVPPVQDRQHSAGRD from the coding sequence ATGGACGCGCGCGAACCGGCAGTCGCGCCAGGCGGCGATGAGCGCCGGGTCGGCGGCGACCGGCGCGAAATCAAACGGGCCAAAGTCTCCGCCGTCGCGAAGCCGCCCCCGGTCCTGCCGGTGCCGTTCTTCTGGATGAGCCTCGCCGTTGCCATCGCGTTCGCGCTTTCCGGCGTCGTGGCGCTTTCGGGGCCGCCGCTCGTTTCTGCGGCTGCGGCAATCGCCAGCGTCGCGTTTGCCGCTCTCGGACGGTCCGTGAACGCCTGGGGCGAGCGTGTCGAACTGGCCCCTGCCGCCAGGCGGGTACTGGCCGTCGCGCTCGTTGCGCTGTCGTCGGCAGGGGCCGGGTTCGGCCTGGCCGACTGGATGTATTCCGGGACGCTCGACTGGCGAATCGGCGTGGCGGCACTGGTAACCGTCAACGTCCTGTTCGCTGCACTGCTGAGCGATCGAATCGTCCTGGTCTTCGTCAGCAAGCTGGGATGCTGGGCGCCGGTGGCCGTGGTGGACGGATCGTTCTATGCCTATTCGGGGCTGACGATGGCGGCGATCGCGAGTGCGCTCGTCGCCAGCTATCAGGCCCGCTTCGAACGCACCCGGGCGGAGGAGGAAGAGGCGCTGGCGCGGGTTCGCGACCGGGCGCAGAGCATTCTCAACGACTATGAGGAGACGGGGCAGGGCTGGTTCTGGGAAACCGATCGGCGCGGACGCCTCACTTACCTCTCTTCCTCGGTCGCGCGTTCGCTGGGGCGGACCGAGGAGGAACTGATCGGCCGATCGTTTTCGCGGCTGTTCGACCTCGGCGACGAGAATCGCGAAGGCGAACGGACGCTGACGTTCCACTTGTCGTCGCGATCCTCGTTCGAAGGGCTCGCCGTCAAGGCCGCCGCCGCCGATCACGAGCGCTGGTGGTCGATCAACGGCCGGCCGGTCTACGACGGGTTTCGCAATTTCTGCGGCTTTCGCGGCTCGGGCACCGACCTGACCGAGAAAAAGCTGAGCGAGGAGAACGCGAAACGCCTCGCCCGATACGATTCGCTGACCGGCCTCGCCAACCGTTTCCAGATGTCGCAGACCCTCGAGAAAATCGTTTGCAGCCCGCAAGAACGGGAACGCGAATGCGCTATCCTGCTGCTCGATCTCGATCGGTTCAAGCACGTCAACGACACCATGGGGCACCCGGCAGGCGATGCCCTGCTGAAGCAGGTGGCGCAGCGCCTGGAGCGCACGGCGGGCAAGTTCGGCCGCGTCGGCCGGCTTGGCGGCGACGAGTTCGAAGTGATCGTGCCGGGGCGCAGCGATCGCGACAAGCTGGGCCACCTTGCGCAGGAGATCCTCCATGCCTTGTCGCAACCCTATACGATCGAAGGTCAGCGGGTGGTGATCGGATCCTCGATCGGAATCGCGATTTCGCCCGACCATGGCGTGACGAGCGAATCCCTGATCCGCAACGCCGACCTGGCGCTCTACGCGGCCAAGGATGGCGGGCGCGGGCGTTTCCACTTCTACTCGAACGATCTCCACACTGCGGCCGAAGAACGCAATGCGCTGGAACGGGACCTGCGCGATGCGATCGCGCAGGGCGGCCTGGAACTGTTCTATCAGCCGGTGGTGGACGCCAGTACCGAACGGATTGCGGGGTTCGAGGCCCTGCTCCGGTGGAATCATCCGCGGCGCGGGTGGCTCTCGCCCGCCAAGTTCGTCCCGATCGCGGAAGACACGGGGCTTATCACCGCGATCGGCGAATGGGCGATCCGCACCGCGTGCGGCGCGCTTGCCAGATGGCCCGAGGAAGTGCGCTGCGCAGTCAACGTCTCGCCGCTGCAATTTGCTAGCCCGCAGCTGCCTGCGATCATCACCAATGCCATCGCGCAGGCGGGGATCGACCCGTCGCGGCTGGAGCTGGAGATCACCGAAAGCGTCTTCCTCAACGACGACGAGGGGACCGAGGCGATGTTCGCCGCGCTCAAGCGCATCGGGGTGCGGCTGGCGCTGGACGATTTCGGGACCGGCTATTCCTCGCTCGGCTATTTGAAGAAGGCGCCGTTCGACAAGATCAAGATCGACCAGAGCTTCGTCAGCGGCGCCACCCGGCCGGGAAGCCGGAACGGCGCGATCATCGCGTCGATCACCAGCCTTGCACAGGCTCTGGGGATGGACGTCACGGCCGAGGGGGTCGAGACGCTCGACGAACTCGATCTCGTCCGTCTCCACGGATGCACGCATGTCCAAGGGTACATCTATTCCAAGGCCCTGAGCGACAATGCCGTCGAACAGTGCCTGTCGGACGGGCTGACGATGAAGGCGGTGGGGCCGCGTTCGGCGCGGGCCCGGCGCAAGACGATGCTGCGCAAGGTCGTGCTCGATCACGACGGGCATCGCTATCCGGGCACGATCCGCAACGCCTCGCACGAGGGCGCGATGATCGAAGGGCTGTGGAACGTGCCCGAGGGAACCCGTTTTCGCATCGCCCTGACCGAAACGCTCTCGGTCGGCGCGACGACCCGCTGGTGCATCGACAACCGCATGGGGGTTCAGTTCGACCGACCGGTCCCGCTCGATATCGACGGCGTTCCTCCGGTGCAGGATCGCCAACACTCCGCCGGTCGCGACTGA
- a CDS encoding FAD-dependent oxidoreductase, translated as MRHIAIIGSGPAGYYTAEAAQKRWGEDIRVDIFDMLPVPYGLIRTGVAPDHQSIKGVSRRYEATALTENVRFVGNVAVGRDVSVPELQSLYDAVVFATGAPNDRALGLEGEDLGNVFGSAAFVGWYNGHPQFADLAPDLSGKNAVVIGMGNVALDVARILAKTEAEFAGSDIVAHALEALRASSLRTITIVGRRGPHQIMMTPKELGELMTLDRATPRVAPDDLPPEAEDALLEPGLRKSVAHLRSFAAIPESERADKAIEIDFDMFASPVRLLGDEKVEAIELERTRVEAGRAVGTGETYTVPADLIISCIGYRSSPIPGVPFDERAGRFANDEGRILPGLYCVGWARRGPTGTIGTNRPDGFGVVEKIAEDTAEGSLGPSGRQGRAGFDALAEKRGLDVVTFRDWKRIEEAEARAARDGAPREKFVDIEAMIRARR; from the coding sequence ATGCGCCATATCGCGATCATCGGGTCCGGCCCGGCTGGCTACTACACCGCGGAAGCCGCGCAGAAGCGCTGGGGTGAAGACATCCGGGTCGATATCTTCGACATGCTCCCCGTCCCCTACGGCCTGATCCGAACCGGGGTCGCGCCCGATCACCAGTCGATCAAGGGCGTGAGCCGGCGCTATGAAGCCACGGCCCTGACAGAGAACGTCCGCTTCGTCGGCAATGTGGCCGTGGGCCGGGACGTATCCGTTCCCGAACTGCAATCGCTCTACGATGCGGTGGTGTTCGCCACCGGCGCGCCGAACGACCGCGCCCTGGGGCTGGAAGGGGAGGATCTCGGCAACGTATTCGGCAGCGCGGCCTTCGTCGGCTGGTACAACGGCCACCCGCAGTTCGCCGATCTCGCTCCCGACCTCTCGGGCAAGAACGCGGTCGTGATCGGCATGGGCAACGTGGCGCTCGACGTGGCGCGCATCCTGGCCAAGACCGAAGCCGAATTCGCCGGGTCGGACATCGTGGCGCATGCACTCGAGGCCCTTCGCGCATCGAGCTTGCGCACGATCACGATCGTGGGGCGGCGCGGGCCGCACCAGATCATGATGACGCCCAAGGAACTGGGCGAATTGATGACTCTGGACCGGGCAACCCCTCGCGTCGCGCCGGACGATCTCCCGCCGGAGGCCGAGGATGCTCTGCTGGAACCGGGCCTGCGGAAATCGGTCGCGCACTTGCGCAGCTTCGCCGCCATTCCCGAAAGCGAACGGGCCGACAAGGCGATCGAGATCGACTTCGACATGTTCGCCAGCCCCGTCCGCTTGCTGGGCGACGAAAAAGTCGAGGCGATCGAGCTGGAGCGCACCCGGGTCGAAGCCGGCCGGGCCGTCGGAACCGGCGAGACCTACACAGTGCCAGCCGACCTGATTATCAGCTGCATCGGCTATCGCAGCTCGCCGATACCCGGCGTGCCGTTCGACGAGCGGGCCGGCCGTTTCGCCAACGACGAAGGGCGCATCCTGCCGGGGCTCTACTGCGTCGGCTGGGCACGGCGCGGCCCCACCGGCACGATCGGCACCAACCGGCCCGACGGGTTCGGCGTGGTCGAGAAGATCGCCGAAGACACGGCGGAGGGCAGCCTGGGCCCCAGCGGCAGGCAGGGCCGCGCAGGCTTCGACGCGCTTGCGGAGAAGCGCGGCCTGGACGTGGTCACCTTCCGCGACTGGAAGAGGATCGAGGAAGCCGAAGCCCGGGCGGCGCGCGATGGCGCCCCGCGCGAAAAGTTCGTCGACATCGAGGCGATGATCCGCGCCCGCCGATAG
- a CDS encoding D-aminoacylase, with the protein MAAFDLVIRNGTIIDGTGADRFTGDIAIRDGIIAEVGAIRGEGREEIDAAGTIVTPGFVDIHTHYDGQATWDQEMAPSSWHGVTTVVMGNCGVGFAPAAPDRHEWLIGLMEGVEDIPGTALAEGITWDWETFPEYLDALEKLPRTVDVGTHVPHGAVRAYVLGDREKPGAQPTEADVAEMARIVEEGIRAGALGFSTSRTVIHKSVDGELVPGTTATAEELIEIGRAMGRAGHGVFEMASDLNREWNEFDWMGRLSRETGLPVTFAALQSIAKELPLDEQIAAMRAENDNGANIVAQIALRGNGVIMAWRGTVHPFRFRPSWQEIAELPWEAQKEKLFDPAFKARLLAEANDFSTAPPDMLGLLTIVVAGWTMQFEMDEDFDYEPGPEASVQSRAAAAGLSCEEYAYDMLCRNDGTGFIYLPILNYADGNLDFLEALQRAGDTVNSLSDGGAHCGTICDAASPTFMLQHWVRDRSRGARIGLEHAIKRQCADTARLYGLEDRGLVAPGYLADLNIIDMERLKLGRPWLAFDLPAGGKRLLQKAEGYVATIKSGVVTFRDGRWTGATPGGLIRGPQRAEMREAAE; encoded by the coding sequence ATGGCCGCATTCGACCTTGTCATACGCAACGGGACGATCATCGACGGGACCGGCGCCGATCGCTTCACCGGCGACATCGCAATCCGCGACGGTATCATCGCGGAAGTTGGCGCGATCCGCGGCGAAGGACGCGAGGAGATCGACGCCGCCGGGACAATCGTCACCCCCGGTTTCGTCGACATCCATACCCATTATGACGGGCAGGCCACCTGGGACCAGGAAATGGCACCGTCCAGCTGGCACGGGGTCACCACCGTCGTCATGGGCAATTGCGGGGTCGGGTTCGCTCCTGCTGCGCCCGACCGGCACGAATGGCTGATCGGTCTGATGGAAGGGGTCGAGGACATTCCCGGCACAGCATTGGCCGAAGGCATTACCTGGGACTGGGAAACCTTTCCCGAATATCTCGACGCGCTGGAGAAGCTGCCGCGGACGGTCGATGTGGGCACCCATGTCCCGCACGGCGCGGTGCGCGCCTACGTGCTCGGCGATCGGGAGAAACCCGGCGCGCAGCCGACCGAAGCGGACGTGGCCGAAATGGCCCGGATCGTGGAAGAAGGGATTCGCGCCGGTGCGCTCGGTTTTTCGACCAGTCGCACGGTGATCCACAAGTCCGTCGATGGCGAGCTGGTGCCCGGCACCACGGCCACGGCGGAGGAACTGATCGAGATCGGCCGCGCGATGGGCCGCGCGGGCCATGGCGTGTTCGAAATGGCAAGCGACCTCAACCGCGAATGGAACGAGTTCGACTGGATGGGCCGCCTCAGCCGCGAGACCGGTCTGCCGGTGACGTTCGCCGCGCTGCAATCGATTGCCAAGGAGCTGCCACTGGACGAGCAGATCGCAGCCATGCGGGCAGAGAACGACAACGGCGCCAACATCGTCGCCCAGATCGCGCTGCGCGGCAATGGCGTGATCATGGCCTGGCGCGGCACCGTCCACCCGTTCCGGTTCCGCCCCAGTTGGCAAGAGATTGCCGAACTGCCGTGGGAAGCGCAGAAGGAAAAGCTGTTCGACCCGGCGTTCAAGGCCCGGCTCCTGGCCGAAGCCAACGATTTCAGCACCGCGCCGCCGGACATGCTCGGCCTGCTGACGATCGTCGTCGCCGGATGGACGATGCAGTTCGAAATGGACGAGGATTTCGACTACGAGCCCGGACCGGAAGCAAGCGTGCAGTCGCGCGCGGCAGCAGCGGGGCTAAGTTGCGAGGAATATGCCTACGACATGCTGTGTCGCAACGACGGCACCGGCTTCATCTACCTGCCGATCCTCAACTATGCCGACGGCAACCTCGATTTCCTCGAGGCGCTTCAGCGTGCCGGCGACACCGTCAACTCGCTGTCCGACGGGGGCGCGCATTGCGGGACGATCTGCGATGCGGCGAGCCCGACGTTCATGCTCCAGCACTGGGTCCGCGACCGCTCGCGCGGCGCCCGGATCGGTCTGGAGCACGCGATCAAGCGCCAGTGCGCCGACACCGCGCGCCTCTATGGCCTGGAGGATCGCGGCCTCGTTGCGCCGGGATACCTCGCCGATCTCAATATCATCGACATGGAGCGGCTGAAGCTCGGAAGGCCGTGGCTCGCCTTCGATCTGCCCGCCGGCGGCAAGCGCCTGCTGCAGAAGGCCGAAGGCTATGTGGCCACGATCAAGAGCGGCGTGGTCACCTTTCGCGATGGCCGGTGGACCGGGGCAACGCCGGGAGGGCTGATACGCGGCCCGCAACGGGCGGAAATGCGCGAAGCGGCGGAGTGA
- the dnaN gene encoding DNA polymerase III subunit beta: MKATIERATLLRCLSHVQSVVERRNTIPILSNVLIEAGDGGSLKVMATDLDLQVVENMIAASVETPGAITVSAHLLFDIARKLPEGSQVSLETSENRMTVKAGRSRFQLPTLPRDDFPVIVEGDLPTSFEIPAKTLAELVDRTRFAISTEETRYYLNGIFLHVSEEDKPVLKAAATDGHRLARFTIDQPDGAQGMPDVIVPRKAVAELRKLLEESLDGNVQVDLSASKIRFTLGGEGGVILTSKLIDGTFPDYSRVIPTGNDKLLKLDPRSFYEGVDRVATIATEKTRAVKMGLENDKVTLSVTSPDNGTAAEEVPADYSSEGFEIGFNANYLKDILSQIDSDTVELHLADAGAPTLIRQDANSPALYVLMPMRV, encoded by the coding sequence ATGAAGGCCACTATCGAACGCGCAACGCTCCTCAGGTGTCTCAGCCACGTGCAGTCGGTGGTCGAGCGGCGCAACACGATCCCGATCCTGTCGAACGTCCTGATCGAGGCCGGGGATGGCGGATCGCTCAAAGTCATGGCGACCGACCTCGACCTCCAGGTGGTGGAGAACATGATCGCCGCTTCGGTCGAGACGCCCGGCGCCATCACGGTTTCGGCGCATCTGCTGTTCGATATCGCCCGCAAACTGCCCGAAGGCAGCCAGGTCAGTCTGGAGACGAGCGAGAACCGGATGACGGTCAAGGCGGGGCGCAGCCGCTTTCAGCTTCCCACCCTGCCGCGCGACGACTTTCCGGTCATCGTCGAAGGCGACCTGCCGACCAGTTTCGAAATTCCGGCCAAGACGCTGGCCGAACTGGTCGACCGCACGCGGTTTGCGATTTCGACCGAGGAAACGCGGTATTATCTCAACGGCATTTTCCTGCACGTTTCGGAAGAAGACAAGCCGGTGTTGAAGGCCGCGGCGACCGATGGCCACCGGCTCGCCCGGTTCACCATCGATCAGCCCGACGGCGCGCAGGGCATGCCCGACGTGATCGTCCCGCGCAAGGCGGTGGCCGAACTGCGCAAGCTGCTGGAGGAATCGCTGGACGGAAACGTTCAGGTCGACCTTTCGGCCAGCAAGATCCGCTTCACCCTGGGAGGCGAAGGCGGGGTGATCCTGACCAGCAAGCTGATCGACGGCACGTTCCCCGACTACAGCCGCGTGATCCCGACCGGCAACGACAAGCTGCTCAAGCTCGATCCGCGCAGCTTCTACGAAGGGGTGGATCGCGTCGCGACCATCGCCACCGAGAAGACTCGCGCGGTCAAGATGGGGCTGGAAAACGACAAGGTGACCCTCTCGGTCACGTCGCCGGACAACGGCACCGCGGCCGAGGAAGTGCCGGCGGACTATTCATCCGAAGGGTTCGAGATCGGCTTCAACGCCAACTATCTCAAGGACATCCTCAGCCAGATCGACAGCGACACGGTCGAGCTGCACCTTGCCGACGCGGGCGCGCCCACGCTGATCCGGCAGGACGCGAACAGTCCGGCGCTCTATGTCCTGATGCCGATGCGGGTGTAG
- the fabG gene encoding 3-oxoacyl-[acyl-carrier-protein] reductase produces the protein MFSLEGKTALVTGASGGIGSAIAYALARQGARLALSGSNSGKLRAFREQINDEVGGDHVEITCDLSNATQVEELVPATVDTLGKIDILVNNAGVTRDNLAMRMKDEEWDAVMRINLEAAFRLMRAAARPMMKARQGRIVSITSVVGATGNPGQMNYAAAKAGLVGMSKSLAQELASRGITVNCVAPGFIRTAMTDQLPDAQKEALNARIPIGRMGEGQDIGAAVAYLASDEAAYVTGQTLHVNGGMAMLS, from the coding sequence ATGTTTTCGCTCGAAGGAAAGACGGCGCTGGTCACCGGTGCCAGCGGGGGAATCGGCTCGGCAATCGCCTATGCCCTGGCCCGACAGGGCGCGCGCCTTGCACTGAGCGGATCGAACAGCGGCAAGCTGCGCGCCTTCCGCGAACAGATCAACGACGAGGTCGGCGGCGATCATGTGGAAATCACCTGCGACCTGTCGAATGCGACTCAGGTGGAGGAACTGGTCCCCGCCACGGTCGATACCCTGGGCAAGATCGACATCCTCGTGAACAACGCCGGCGTGACGCGCGATAACCTCGCCATGCGGATGAAAGACGAGGAATGGGACGCGGTCATGCGCATCAATCTCGAGGCCGCCTTCCGCCTCATGCGCGCGGCCGCCCGCCCGATGATGAAGGCGCGACAGGGGCGCATCGTCAGCATCACCAGCGTCGTCGGAGCCACCGGAAATCCGGGGCAGATGAACTATGCCGCGGCCAAGGCCGGTCTCGTCGGCATGTCCAAGAGCCTGGCCCAGGAACTCGCCAGCCGGGGAATCACGGTCAATTGCGTCGCGCCCGGCTTCATTCGCACGGCGATGACCGACCAGTTGCCCGATGCGCAGAAAGAAGCGCTCAATGCCCGCATCCCGATCGGCAGGATGGGCGAAGGGCAGGATATCGGCGCTGCGGTGGCCTATCTGGCAAGCGACGAGGCCGCGTACGTCACGGGCCAGACGCTGCACGTCAACGGCGGCATGGCGATGCTTTCCTGA